The region TTCGGTATCAGGGGCTCGCGGACACCTACACCATCCTTGGCCCACTTCTCGGCCCTCAGATACATGTCCACATCGGACCATACTATGTCCCTGAAGTTGCCGTGTTTGGGGCAGTTCTTCTCCATAACCACCTTGCCCTTGTCCTCTCGTATGGTGGCGGGTATGATCATCAAACATTCCGGACACAGGCTCTCCGTCTTCTTCGGAAGCCCCAGCGGAATAGCGGATTCCCTGGTCAGCATTCTATCGCGTCCTTGGTATACGAATCCGTGCGAATCATTTAAACCTTGTGTAGCTCATACAGCTACATATGGACATGAAGAAGGCCGTAGAGATGCTCGGGGGCGACTATGAGAGGCTGGCGCAGGACTATGCTCAGGTATCCAGTGTGTTGGTTGGGATGGGGCTCTCCGACTACGAGTCGCGCGCCTACATCGCGCTCGTCGCCTTGGGACCAGCATCTGCTAATCCTGTAGCTGACATCGCGAACATACCGAGGACATCTGCATACAAGGCGTTGAGAGCTCTGGAGAAGAAGGGGTTCGCGATTGAGAAACCCGGACGGCCAAGGTCCTTCGCCCCAGAGGACCCTTCCGTGCTCTCGAAGCAACTCGTCTCGCGGGTGGAAGAGGCCTTCGCCAAGTTGTCCAAGCTCAAAGACCTGCTCTCGCAGAAGGGAGTCCCACAGCTCATCTACACCATCATGGGGAAGGAACGCGTCGTGGACAAGATCGGCGAGATGCTCGACAGGTCAGAACACACATTCGTGATGTCCTCTCCGACCCTTTCGGAGATAAGGAGAAGGCTGGGCAAGCGCTTCTCGAATGCGGCTGCCAGGGGAGTGTCGGTCTCGATCATGACGAGCCCGTTCGTGAAGGCGCCAAAGGGCGTTGCCGTGGTAAGAAGAAAGGCGCTGATAGCAACCGATGTGATCAGCGACGGAAAGACGGCGCTAATTGCCGCGCCCGACCTCTCGGCCTGCGGATACACGGACAACGAGGCACTGTCCAAGCATCTCGAGGATTTCCTGAACATAATGTCCGAGAGGCGTGACTAGGCTCTAGATTATCAGCACGAAAATGAGGACGTTGGTCACAATCATCGTGACGATCGTCGCCGGTATGGCTACCTTGCAGTACTGCGCCCAGGTGAACTTGATGCCGTGCTTCTCGGCGACGGCCAGCCCGACCACGTTCGCTGAGGCCCCGATGGGCGTGGCGTTTCCTCCCACATCGCACCCCAACGCCAGCGTATACGCAAGCGAATTGAGCGGTATGCCTGTGTCCGCGGAGATTGTCTGTATCACTGGGATCATGGCCGCAGAGAGCGCGACGTTGTCCAGCAGGGCCGAGAGCAGGGCCGAAATCCATAGGACGACTAGGATCACGAGAACGACGCTGTCCCCGGTGAAACCCACGAGAGAGTGCGCGAAGCTAGAGAGCACACCGCTGCTATCTAGTCCCCCCACCATCACGAACAACCCGCCAAGGAAGACGATTGTGTGCCAATCGATCTTGTCTATCAGGTGGTCCATCTTCCTCCCGCCGAGGAACAGGACCAGCGTTGCCCCGAGAATCGCTGCGTAGGCCACGAACATGTCGATCGCGCTGTGCAGGGTCAGGAGAGTTACCGTGAAGATGAAGACTATGAGCGCAATCCTCATCAGCCTGAGGTCCTCGATTGCACTGAAGGGGTCCAAGTCCTTGTGCTCCTCCATTATGTCCTTGACGTCGTGGTGCTTTCTGTTGAGAAGCTTCTCGTAGATTAGCCCAAAGACAAGGATGTTGACTGCGAAGGCAATCATCGCGATCGGGCCCGTGTTACTGGCGAAGTCGGAG is a window of Candidatus Thermoplasmatota archaeon DNA encoding:
- a CDS encoding TrmB family transcriptional regulator; its protein translation is MDMKKAVEMLGGDYERLAQDYAQVSSVLVGMGLSDYESRAYIALVALGPASANPVADIANIPRTSAYKALRALEKKGFAIEKPGRPRSFAPEDPSVLSKQLVSRVEEAFAKLSKLKDLLSQKGVPQLIYTIMGKERVVDKIGEMLDRSEHTFVMSSPTLSEIRRRLGKRFSNAAARGVSVSIMTSPFVKAPKGVAVVRRKALIATDVISDGKTALIAAPDLSACGYTDNEALSKHLEDFLNIMSERRD
- a CDS encoding ArsB/NhaD family transporter, encoding MEQGSLAILIFAAVYVAMVFDLVDRTVAVLFGALTMVGLGILSEKEVIQYIHWEALGLIFGMFVLVAALKESGFFRWIGLLALQATKFQTLKVFIIFCGLSAFLAAFMDSITVMVFMASLTIEVCTILRVPPIPFLIAEICSANIGGSATMVGDPPNVIIGTALNLTFSDFASNTGPIAMIAFAVNILVFGLIYEKLLNRKHHDVKDIMEEHKDLDPFSAIEDLRLMRIALIVFIFTVTLLTLHSAIDMFVAYAAILGATLVLFLGGRKMDHLIDKIDWHTIVFLGGLFVMVGGLDSSGVLSSFAHSLVGFTGDSVVLVILVVLWISALLSALLDNVALSAAMIPVIQTISADTGIPLNSLAYTLALGCDVGGNATPIGASANVVGLAVAEKHGIKFTWAQYCKVAIPATIVTMIVTNVLIFVLII